Proteins found in one Pseudomonas mosselii genomic segment:
- a CDS encoding DUF6162 family protein — protein sequence MSRAQVVRPAGAGHETLYVLLAALLIVVLAASVVAARGEREDEQAIAAHQLDARRDLNAAEQGIHTDLWVAVEEIRALREDNGTAPDAQALADEGLPPFVSDASSQSRGSHQWSLLANGAYLGRSQDAQVAGSFLVILPAASDAQPDVWLRRDSTALPPDALDSDALIAAGWQQIVTHYDAGVTRQHRH from the coding sequence ATGAGTCGCGCCCAGGTGGTGCGCCCGGCCGGCGCCGGGCACGAGACCCTCTACGTGCTGTTGGCCGCGCTGCTGATCGTGGTGCTGGCCGCCAGCGTGGTGGCCGCGCGCGGCGAGCGCGAGGATGAACAGGCCATCGCCGCCCACCAGCTCGACGCCCGTCGCGACCTCAATGCCGCCGAACAGGGCATCCACACCGACCTGTGGGTGGCCGTCGAGGAGATCCGTGCCCTGCGCGAGGATAACGGCACCGCCCCGGATGCACAGGCCCTGGCCGACGAGGGACTGCCGCCGTTCGTCAGCGACGCCAGCAGTCAGAGCCGCGGCAGCCACCAGTGGTCGCTGCTGGCCAACGGCGCCTACCTGGGCCGCAGCCAGGACGCCCAGGTGGCAGGCAGTTTCCTGGTGATCCTGCCCGCCGCCAGCGATGCCCAGCCGGATGTCTGGTTGCGCCGCGACAGCACCGCCCTACCCCCCGACGCGCTGGACAGCGACGCACTGATCGCCGCCGGCTGGCAACAGATCGTCACCCACTACGACGCCGGGGTCACCCGTCAACACCGTCACTAA
- a CDS encoding metal ABC transporter substrate-binding protein: MLRFARRTLALLLACALPAVALADNGKPLRIGITLHPYYSYVSNIVGDKAEVVPLIPAGFNPHAYEPRAEDIKRIGSLDVIVLNGVGHDDFADRMIAASEKPDIKTIESNANVPLLAATGIAARGAGKVVNPHTFLSISATIAQVNNIARELGKLDPDNAKFYTQNARAYAKRLRALRAEALAKVTQAPDATFRVATIHAAYDYLVRDFGLEVTAVVEPAHGIEPSPAQLKKTIDQLKALDVKVIFSEMDFPSAYVDTIHRESGVRIYPLTHISYGDYTQEKYEVEMKRNLDTVVQAIQENRT, translated from the coding sequence ATGCTCCGCTTCGCCCGCCGCACCCTGGCGCTGCTCCTGGCCTGCGCCCTGCCCGCCGTGGCCCTCGCCGACAATGGCAAGCCACTGCGCATCGGCATCACCCTGCACCCCTACTACAGCTACGTGAGCAACATCGTCGGCGACAAGGCCGAGGTGGTGCCGCTGATCCCGGCCGGCTTCAACCCCCATGCCTACGAGCCCCGCGCCGAGGACATCAAGCGCATCGGCAGCCTCGATGTGATCGTGCTCAACGGTGTCGGCCACGACGACTTCGCCGACCGCATGATCGCCGCCAGCGAAAAACCCGATATCAAGACCATCGAGTCCAATGCCAACGTGCCGCTGCTGGCGGCCACCGGCATCGCCGCCCGCGGCGCCGGCAAAGTGGTCAACCCGCATACCTTCCTGTCGATCAGCGCCACCATCGCCCAGGTCAACAACATCGCCCGCGAGCTGGGCAAGCTCGACCCGGACAACGCCAAGTTCTACACGCAGAACGCCCGGGCCTACGCCAAGCGTCTGCGTGCTCTGCGCGCCGAGGCCCTGGCCAAGGTCACCCAGGCGCCGGACGCGACCTTCCGCGTGGCCACCATCCACGCCGCCTACGACTACCTGGTGCGCGACTTCGGCCTCGAGGTCACCGCGGTGGTGGAACCGGCCCACGGCATCGAACCGAGCCCAGCACAGCTGAAGAAGACCATCGACCAGCTCAAGGCCCTGGATGTGAAGGTGATCTTCTCGGAGATGGACTTCCCGTCAGCGTACGTCGACACCATCCATCGCGAGTCCGGCGTGCGCATCTACCCGCTCACGCACATCTCCTACGGCGACTACACCCAGGAAAAGTACGAGGTGGAGATGAAGCGCAACCTCGACACGGTGGTCCAGGCCATCCAGGAGAACCGCACGTGA
- a CDS encoding metal ABC transporter ATP-binding protein: MTAAANLTTASGPRIEFDGIDLTLGRTRILENVRFSVAPGSVHAIVGPNGGGKSSLIKTLLGQMPHQGQLTLHWPGEREVIGYVPQALEFDRGLPMTVDDFMAAMCQRRPAFLGLSRRVRPAIDAALARVGMLDKRKRRMGALSGGERQRVLLAQGLIPEPQLLVLDEPMSALDEAGIQVFEQLLHGWRQAGTTVLWIEHDLEAVLRLADRVTGLSRQVLFDAPPAQALTPERLLGLFSVHPRSESLA, translated from the coding sequence GTGACCGCCGCCGCCAACCTCACAACCGCCAGCGGGCCACGCATCGAGTTCGACGGCATCGACCTCACCCTGGGCCGCACGCGCATTCTCGAGAACGTGCGCTTCAGCGTCGCCCCCGGCAGCGTGCACGCCATCGTCGGCCCCAACGGCGGCGGCAAGAGTTCGCTGATCAAGACCCTGCTCGGGCAGATGCCGCACCAGGGCCAGCTGACCCTGCACTGGCCCGGTGAGCGTGAAGTGATCGGCTACGTGCCCCAGGCTCTGGAATTCGACCGCGGCCTGCCGATGACCGTGGACGACTTCATGGCCGCCATGTGCCAGCGCCGCCCGGCGTTCCTCGGCCTGTCACGGCGCGTACGCCCGGCGATCGACGCGGCGCTGGCGCGGGTGGGCATGCTCGACAAGCGCAAGCGGCGCATGGGCGCGCTGTCCGGCGGCGAGCGCCAGCGCGTGCTGCTGGCCCAGGGGCTGATCCCCGAGCCACAGCTGCTGGTGCTGGACGAGCCGATGTCGGCCCTCGACGAGGCCGGCATCCAGGTGTTCGAGCAACTGTTGCACGGCTGGCGCCAGGCCGGCACCACCGTGCTGTGGATCGAGCACGACCTGGAAGCGGTGCTGCGCCTGGCCGACCGGGTCACCGGGCTGAGCCGCCAGGTGCTGTTCGACGCCCCGCCGGCCCAGGCCCTGACCCCCGAGCGCCTGCTCGGGCTGTTCTCCGTCCACCCGCGCAGCGAGAGCCTTGCCTGA